A window of Variovorax sp. HW608 genomic DNA:
CGCGCCTCGGTGATGGCCTTCAGACGGTCCTCGCGCCGCTCTATCTCTGCAGGGATGTCAACTTCAGGCGCGTCGGCTTCGGCCGCATCGGCCGTCTTTGCCCGCTCCAGCAGCGCATTGATCTGCGCCTTGAGTTCGATTTCGGCCTGCTGCATGCGCTCGTAGCTCATCGCCTTGTGGCGGCTGGCATTGGCCTTGATCTTGGTGCCGTCGATGGCCACCGTGCCCAGCTTGACCAGCCCCATCTCCTGGGCCAGCTTGACCACCTGCACGAACAGATCGCTCAGCTCCTTGAGGTGCAGCGCGCGGAAGTCGCGGATCGTGCGGTGCTTGGGGAAATTGCCTGCGCCCAGCATCCGAAAGGCCAGATCCTCATGCAGCCGCCGCTCCATCTTGCGCGAGCTGAACACGCCAGTGGCGTAGCCGTAAATCAGAACCTTGACCATCATCGCCGGGTGAAACGGCTGGTTGCGCGAGCCGCCACCGTCGTAGCGCGCGTAAAACGCCTTCAGGTTCAAGGCATCGACACTGTCGCCGATGAAGTACGCCAGATGCCCCTTGGGCAGCCAGTCCTGCAGCGATGCCGGCAGCAACATCTCTTGCTCGGGTTCGTAGGGGCGGTAGCTCATGTTCGCTCAACGTCCCTCGCGCCTCGATGGTTCTCAGGGACTACCCTTCTGCCGCCCACACTCCTAGGCCGACCGTTCGTAGCCCACGAACGGCCCGAAGAACACCATGTCCTTTTCGAGGCCGGCGGCGAGCTCGTGCTGCCGAGGAAGTTCGTCGATGAACTCGGGCCACGACTGCGCGACATGCAGCGGCCATGCGTCGAGCTCGATGCGCGCGACGGGGCCTTGCGTCGCCAGGAACTCGAAGCCCTTCGCGGTGAGTTTGGTGATCGCGAGGCGCTGGGCGGCGTCCTTGTCCGCCGCGGTCACGTAGGCCGAGACATACGCGCCCGCCAATCCGGAGGACAGCTTGTTGCTGGAGCCGCGCCCCACCTTGACGTTGACGAGGAACAGGCCCCGCGCAGGCTGGGCCCGCGCACGGCGCCGGACCCTGAAGATGCCAAGGAGCGGAAGTGCCCGGATGGAGCCTCCACCCGCAACGCGAAGGAGACTCATGGACTTCAGTGGTGGCTGCCGGCCACTTCACCCGCCTTGAGGCGGTAGACCGTGCCGCAGTACGGGCACTTGGCTTCGCCGAGGCGCGCGACGTCGAGGTAGACCTTGGGGTGTGCATTCCAGAGCTGCATGTCCGCCTTCGGATTCGGGCAGAACACGCCGCCCTGGTCGTTCAGGTCTTTGGCGAGCAGTTCGATGACGGCTTTGGGGGACGACATGGGCTTCTTCAGACTTTGGTTAGCCAGTGGGCGTACTTGGGATTGCGTCCGTTCACGATGTCGAAGAACGCATTCTGGATCTT
This region includes:
- a CDS encoding zinc-finger domain-containing protein, yielding MSSPKAVIELLAKDLNDQGGVFCPNPKADMQLWNAHPKVYLDVARLGEAKCPYCGTVYRLKAGEVAGSHH